The following proteins come from a genomic window of Novosphingobium aromaticivorans DSM 12444:
- a CDS encoding HlyD family secretion protein: protein MAATPDSLPANADAPAENEGRKKTVGRIALGVLALGAAYGAYALYHYETVGQYMQETNDAYVKADGVTVSSKLAGYVRTVAVADNQSVNDGALLVQIDPTDYDTRLAQSTAQVEVARATETATLAAINEAQSAVGQARAALQASQRELAYLNGEVARMRPLVASGAEPRQAFDQLVANRDKAAADVSAKQAALSAASDRVASTRAQAGQSAAQVKAAQAQRQAASTDLATTRIVAPVSGKIGNSTVRVGQFVQPGQRLMTIVPTQAIYVEANFKETQIGLMRAGQPVTVHVDALPDVDFHGTVESITPGTGANFSLIPPQNATGNFTKIVQRVPVRIRINAGPESRKVLVPGLSLTVEVDTRSAKSAIDAIRDEQDRVSAK from the coding sequence ATGGCCGCCACCCCCGATTCTCTTCCCGCCAACGCCGATGCCCCCGCCGAGAACGAAGGGCGCAAGAAGACGGTGGGACGCATCGCACTGGGCGTGCTCGCGCTCGGCGCAGCCTATGGCGCCTATGCGCTCTACCACTACGAGACCGTCGGCCAGTACATGCAGGAAACCAATGACGCTTATGTGAAGGCAGATGGCGTCACCGTAAGCTCGAAGCTGGCAGGCTATGTCCGGACCGTCGCCGTGGCCGACAACCAGTCGGTCAACGACGGCGCGCTCCTCGTACAGATCGATCCTACCGATTACGACACGCGCCTCGCACAGAGCACCGCACAAGTCGAAGTTGCCCGTGCGACCGAAACAGCAACGCTTGCCGCCATCAACGAAGCGCAATCGGCGGTCGGACAGGCGCGGGCCGCGCTCCAGGCCTCGCAACGCGAGCTTGCCTACCTCAACGGCGAAGTCGCCCGGATGCGCCCGCTGGTCGCCAGCGGCGCCGAACCCCGGCAGGCATTCGACCAGCTTGTCGCCAACCGCGACAAGGCTGCTGCCGACGTTTCGGCCAAGCAGGCCGCGCTTTCGGCCGCAAGCGACCGCGTCGCCAGCACCCGGGCGCAGGCGGGGCAATCCGCCGCACAGGTCAAGGCCGCGCAAGCCCAGCGCCAGGCCGCCAGCACCGATCTTGCTACCACCCGCATCGTCGCTCCCGTTTCCGGCAAAATCGGCAATTCGACGGTCCGCGTCGGGCAATTCGTGCAACCGGGCCAGCGCCTGATGACGATCGTTCCCACACAGGCCATCTATGTCGAGGCCAACTTCAAGGAAACGCAGATCGGCCTGATGCGCGCGGGACAGCCGGTGACGGTGCACGTGGATGCCCTGCCCGACGTCGATTTCCACGGTACGGTCGAAAGCATCACCCCCGGCACGGGCGCGAACTTCTCGTTGATCCCGCCGCAGAACGCGACCGGCAACTTCACCAAGATCGTCCAGCGCGTACCGGTGCGCATCCGCATCAACGCCGGCCCCGAATCGCGCAAGGTGCTGGTGCCGGGCCTGTCGCTTACGGTCGAGGTGGATACCCGCTCGGCGAAGTCGGCCATCGACGCGATCCGCGATGAACAGGACCGGGTCTCGGCCAAGTGA
- a CDS encoding efflux transporter outer membrane subunit yields the protein MAGALVVAALLAGCTTVGPNYAGAPDAAPQAVSRGTFARAGADALAAAPAARWWESLGDPVLNQLVEQALADAPGIAAANARVAQSRAALAANRTAVLPQLNTSFAAPYINVPGGLLSPNGESGGRDEINAYNLGFDAAWEIDLFGGTRRKIEAASARAEAAEASAADARVTLSAEIARAYVGLRARQAMVGLQERQVEIDRELASLARQRFEAGRIPQQPVNGAEAQAFSSEADLAKSRAEIAVLMDQIAVLTGKEPGTLDALLVAPAPVPLPPAQVAVGDPALLLRSRPDIRAAERQLAAANADVGSRIADKFPKISFLGLLGLGGQDFGDVFDPGNIVGIALPQIKWSLFDGGRAERQVEAARGAFAEAEANYRRTVLSALQDAEGSLARFGAQRVAFGKALDAETRARRNVELQQQRLAAGTIGKPDRLDAERQALQLAMAATSARAELTTGFVAVEKALGLGWTAPEPAK from the coding sequence ATGGCCGGCGCCTTGGTCGTGGCCGCGCTTCTCGCCGGCTGCACCACGGTGGGCCCGAACTACGCCGGAGCCCCCGACGCCGCACCCCAGGCCGTTTCCCGTGGCACGTTTGCCCGGGCAGGCGCCGATGCCCTCGCCGCCGCGCCCGCGGCCCGGTGGTGGGAAAGCCTTGGCGATCCGGTTCTGAACCAGCTCGTCGAACAGGCGCTTGCCGACGCGCCCGGCATCGCCGCCGCAAACGCCCGCGTCGCCCAGTCGCGTGCGGCGCTTGCGGCCAATCGCACCGCCGTGCTGCCTCAGCTCAACACGTCGTTCGCCGCGCCCTACATCAACGTCCCGGGCGGCCTGCTGAGCCCCAATGGCGAAAGCGGCGGGCGCGACGAGATCAACGCCTACAACCTCGGCTTCGACGCCGCCTGGGAGATCGACCTGTTCGGCGGCACCCGCCGCAAGATCGAGGCCGCCTCGGCCCGCGCCGAAGCCGCCGAGGCGAGCGCTGCAGACGCGCGCGTCACGCTTTCGGCAGAGATCGCGCGCGCCTATGTCGGGCTGCGCGCCAGACAGGCCATGGTGGGCTTGCAGGAGCGGCAGGTGGAAATCGACCGCGAGCTGGCCTCCCTCGCCCGCCAGCGCTTCGAGGCCGGTCGCATCCCGCAGCAGCCGGTCAACGGCGCCGAGGCGCAGGCCTTTTCCAGCGAAGCCGACCTTGCGAAGAGCCGCGCCGAAATCGCGGTCCTGATGGACCAGATCGCGGTCCTCACCGGCAAGGAGCCCGGCACGCTCGACGCGCTGCTCGTCGCGCCCGCGCCAGTCCCGCTGCCCCCAGCGCAGGTCGCGGTCGGCGACCCCGCGCTGCTCCTGCGCAGCCGCCCCGACATCCGCGCCGCCGAGCGCCAGCTTGCCGCCGCCAATGCCGACGTCGGCTCGCGAATCGCGGACAAGTTCCCCAAGATCTCGTTCCTTGGCCTGCTTGGCCTTGGCGGGCAGGATTTCGGCGACGTGTTCGATCCGGGCAACATCGTCGGCATCGCCCTGCCGCAAATAAAGTGGTCGCTGTTCGACGGTGGCCGCGCCGAACGTCAGGTCGAGGCCGCGCGCGGCGCCTTTGCCGAGGCCGAGGCGAACTATCGCCGCACGGTCCTTTCAGCACTCCAGGACGCGGAAGGATCGCTCGCCCGCTTTGGCGCGCAGCGGGTGGCCTTCGGCAAGGCGCTCGACGCGGAGACCCGCGCGCGCCGTAACGTCGAACTGCAACAGCAACGACTGGCAGCAGGCACGATCGGCAAGCCGGACAGGCTGGATGCGGAGCGCCAGGCCCTGCAACTGGCGATGGCCGCCACCTCTGCCCGGGCCGAACTGACGACCGGTTTCGTCGCTGTCGAAAAGGCGCTCGGCCTCGGCTGGACAGCCCCGGAGCCCGCGAAATGA
- a CDS encoding TetR/AcrR family transcriptional regulator, giving the protein MTAPHDQAERNSPPSTDGRAIEAQGPLCSVRRGRPSLEEAQRLPARILEAGWEVLRDQGFDAFTFDRVARHAHIGKATIYARFPGKREFLEALLLHKVEERRMSIMAIGHGRPLVEAFCLRAAAVIEILLSPDGVMMERLVDWCDQEFGDGEINYRHAMFDDALANIETELREAAQEAGAAIDDFPLAARFWLEGILGHARLSGGARCYDQTQTEAWARRYSEFFFAGIKG; this is encoded by the coding sequence ATGACGGCGCCGCACGATCAAGCGGAGCGGAACTCCCCACCGTCCACTGACGGGCGCGCCATCGAGGCGCAGGGACCGCTCTGTTCCGTCCGGCGAGGCAGGCCCTCGCTGGAAGAAGCCCAGCGCCTGCCGGCGCGCATCCTTGAAGCCGGCTGGGAAGTCCTGCGCGATCAGGGCTTCGATGCTTTCACCTTCGATCGCGTGGCCCGTCATGCCCACATCGGCAAGGCCACTATCTACGCCCGCTTCCCCGGCAAACGCGAATTTCTCGAAGCGCTGCTCCTGCACAAGGTCGAAGAGCGACGCATGTCGATCATGGCGATCGGTCATGGTCGTCCGCTCGTGGAAGCCTTCTGCCTTCGCGCTGCCGCGGTCATCGAAATCCTGCTCTCGCCCGACGGCGTCATGATGGAGCGCCTGGTCGACTGGTGCGACCAGGAATTCGGCGACGGCGAGATCAATTACCGCCACGCCATGTTCGACGACGCCCTCGCCAACATCGAAACGGAACTGCGCGAGGCGGCGCAGGAAGCTGGCGCCGCGATCGACGACTTCCCCCTCGCCGCACGTTTCTGGCTCGAAGGCATCCTCGGCCATGCACGGCTGAGCGGCGGCGCACGGTGCTATGACCAGACCCAGACCGAAGCCTGGGCCAGACGCTATTCCGAGTTCTTCTTCGCCGGAATCAAGGGCTGA
- the ahpC gene encoding alkyl hydroperoxide reductase subunit C has translation MSIVGTKLKPFQATAFHQGKFVDVSDADVVGKWGVFFFYPADFTFVCPTELEDLAGIYEELQGLGVEVYSVSTDTHFSHKAWHDSSPAIGKINYYMLGDQNHTISNNFGILREGVGLADRGTFVTDPDGTIQLVEITPEGVGRNAAELLRKIKAAKYWREHPGQVCPAKWEEGAETLAPSIDLVGKI, from the coding sequence ATGTCGATCGTCGGAACCAAGCTGAAGCCGTTCCAGGCTACCGCTTTCCATCAGGGCAAGTTCGTCGACGTCAGCGACGCGGACGTGGTCGGCAAGTGGGGTGTGTTCTTCTTCTACCCCGCCGACTTCACCTTCGTCTGCCCGACCGAGCTTGAAGACCTCGCCGGCATCTATGAAGAGCTGCAGGGCCTCGGCGTCGAAGTCTACTCGGTCTCGACCGACACCCACTTCAGCCACAAGGCCTGGCACGACAGCTCGCCGGCCATCGGCAAGATCAACTACTACATGCTCGGCGACCAGAACCACACGATCTCGAACAACTTCGGCATCCTGCGCGAAGGCGTCGGCCTTGCCGACCGTGGCACCTTCGTGACCGACCCGGACGGCACGATCCAGCTCGTCGAGATCACGCCCGAAGGCGTGGGCCGCAACGCTGCGGAACTGCTGCGCAAGATCAAGGCCGCCAAGTACTGGCGCGAGCACCCCGGCCAGGTCTGCCCTGCCAAGTGGGAAGAAGGGGCCGAAACGCTTGCTCCGTCGATCGATCTCGTCGGCAAGATCTGA
- a CDS encoding DHA2 family efflux MFS transporter permease subunit, with the protein MTAAISSDADTEDLALPPPRAREKADLTAWLGVAAGAIGSLMATLDISIVNASLPTIQGEIGASSSEGTWIATAYLVAEIIIIPLTGWLERVFGLRRFLLIAAALFTAFSVLCGVSSTLTMMIIGRVGQGFTGGAMIPTALTIIATRLPPSQQPIGTAMFGSTVILGPVLGPLAGGWLTENFSWHYAFFINVPICIILMIMLIVGLPKSRMRLDELINADWLGVVGMVLGLGGITVVLEEGHREQWFESALIWKLSAVTLLGFVMIGLGQIYARRPVVKLALLRNRAFAAVFGLSLVLGAVMFGTAYVIPQFLAAIADYNAMQAGKIVFLSGIPAMLMMPLFPILVARVDLRVIVGTGVLLLGVSCYLDVTLTAQSRGDDFVVTQLLRGLGTVFCMLFLNQAAISSVPMEDAGDGAGLFNAGRNLGGSIGLAMLATLQDERWEFHRWTLHSALGANDLRVQDWVSQQAMTYGGGPDGLSAALRSLDGMVMRDALVMAFNDDFMALTIGILLVAPLVLLLRPLPKGYHAKAAH; encoded by the coding sequence GTGACAGCGGCAATCTCTTCCGACGCCGACACCGAAGACCTGGCGCTGCCGCCCCCCCGGGCGCGCGAGAAGGCGGACCTGACCGCTTGGCTGGGCGTGGCCGCCGGCGCGATCGGCTCGCTCATGGCGACGCTCGACATCTCGATCGTCAACGCGTCCCTGCCTACCATCCAGGGCGAGATCGGCGCATCGTCGAGCGAGGGCACCTGGATCGCCACAGCCTATCTCGTGGCCGAGATCATCATCATTCCCCTCACCGGGTGGCTCGAACGCGTGTTTGGCCTGCGCAGGTTCCTGCTTATCGCGGCCGCGCTGTTCACGGCCTTCTCGGTGTTGTGCGGCGTGTCCTCGACACTCACGATGATGATCATCGGTCGCGTCGGGCAGGGTTTTACCGGCGGCGCGATGATTCCGACCGCGCTGACGATCATCGCCACGCGCCTGCCGCCATCGCAGCAGCCCATCGGCACCGCGATGTTCGGCTCCACCGTCATCCTGGGGCCGGTGCTCGGTCCGCTGGCGGGCGGATGGCTGACCGAGAACTTCAGTTGGCACTATGCCTTCTTCATCAACGTGCCGATCTGCATCATCCTCATGATCATGCTGATCGTGGGCCTGCCCAAGAGCAGGATGCGCCTCGACGAGCTTATCAACGCTGACTGGCTGGGCGTGGTCGGCATGGTCCTCGGGCTTGGCGGCATTACCGTCGTGCTCGAAGAAGGCCACCGCGAACAGTGGTTCGAATCCGCGCTGATCTGGAAGCTTTCCGCCGTTACCCTGCTGGGCTTCGTGATGATCGGCCTCGGGCAAATCTATGCGCGGCGGCCGGTGGTGAAGCTCGCGCTCTTGCGCAACCGCGCCTTTGCGGCGGTCTTCGGGCTTTCGCTGGTGCTGGGCGCGGTGATGTTCGGCACGGCCTACGTGATCCCGCAGTTCCTCGCCGCGATTGCCGATTACAATGCGATGCAAGCAGGCAAGATCGTGTTCCTTTCGGGCATTCCGGCAATGCTGATGATGCCGCTCTTCCCGATACTCGTGGCGCGGGTCGACTTGCGCGTGATCGTCGGGACGGGCGTCCTCCTGCTCGGCGTTTCCTGCTATCTCGACGTCACGCTGACCGCACAATCACGCGGCGACGACTTCGTCGTCACGCAATTGCTGCGCGGGCTGGGCACGGTCTTCTGCATGCTGTTCCTCAACCAAGCGGCGATCAGTTCCGTGCCGATGGAAGATGCCGGCGACGGCGCGGGCCTGTTCAACGCGGGCCGCAACCTCGGCGGATCGATCGGCCTCGCCATGCTCGCCACCTTGCAGGACGAACGCTGGGAATTCCACCGCTGGACCCTGCACAGCGCGCTGGGCGCCAACGACCTGCGCGTGCAGGACTGGGTGAGCCAGCAGGCGATGACGTATGGCGGCGGCCCGGACGGCCTGTCGGCCGCGCTCCGTTCGCTCGACGGCATGGTCATGCGCGATGCGCTGGTCATGGCCTTCAACGACGACTTCATGGCGCTGACCATCGGGATACTTCTCGTCGCGCCGCTTGTCCTGCTCCTGCGCCCGCTTCCCAAGGGCTACCACGCAAAGGCTGCTCACTGA
- the ahpF gene encoding alkyl hydroperoxide reductase subunit F, with the protein MPVLDAATTAQLKAYLGNLRRPIELVATLDDSPKSAEMRSLVEEIVAQSDKVSARFDGTGERVPSFAIRADEGRAQAVFAGLPMGHEFTSLILALLHVGGHPPKEDADLLDQVRGLEGPLHFETFFSLTCQNCPDVVQALNIMAALNPNVSHVAIDGALFKDEVERRQIMAVPTVYLNGELFGSGRMDLAQIVAKLDTNASARAAEKIAAKEPFDVLVVGGGPAGAAAAIYAARKGIRTGVVAERFGGQVLDTMGIENFISIQHTEGPKLAAQLEQHVKEYDVDVMNLQRATGLVPAGDDGLHEVKLENGASLKAKTLILSTGARWRQMGVPGEDEYRNKGVAYCPHCDGPLFKGKRTAVIGGGNSGVEAAIDLAGIVAHVTLIEFDNQLRADAVLQTKLRSLPNVTIVTSALTTEVLGDGAKVTGLVYKDRETGQTHTVELEGIFVQIGLVPNTEWLKGAIDLSPRGEIEVDARGATSVPGVFGAGDATTVPYKQIVIAMGEGSKAALSAFDYLIRQG; encoded by the coding sequence ATGCCCGTTCTCGACGCCGCCACCACTGCCCAGCTCAAGGCCTATCTAGGCAACCTGCGCCGTCCGATCGAACTGGTCGCAACGCTCGACGACAGCCCGAAGTCGGCCGAAATGCGCAGCCTCGTCGAGGAAATCGTCGCGCAGTCGGACAAGGTTTCGGCTCGTTTCGACGGCACCGGCGAGCGCGTGCCGAGTTTTGCCATCCGCGCGGACGAGGGCAGGGCGCAGGCCGTGTTCGCGGGCCTTCCGATGGGCCACGAATTCACTTCCCTGATCCTTGCGCTGCTCCATGTCGGCGGACACCCGCCCAAGGAAGACGCCGACCTGCTCGACCAGGTGCGCGGCCTCGAAGGTCCGCTGCACTTCGAGACGTTCTTCTCGCTCACCTGCCAGAACTGCCCTGACGTGGTGCAGGCGCTGAACATCATGGCGGCGCTCAATCCGAACGTCAGCCACGTCGCCATCGACGGCGCGCTGTTCAAGGATGAGGTCGAGCGGCGCCAGATCATGGCCGTGCCGACCGTTTACCTCAACGGCGAACTGTTCGGTTCGGGCCGCATGGACCTCGCCCAGATCGTGGCGAAGCTGGACACCAACGCCTCTGCCCGCGCTGCCGAGAAGATCGCGGCAAAGGAGCCTTTCGACGTGCTTGTCGTCGGCGGCGGTCCCGCAGGCGCGGCGGCTGCGATCTATGCCGCGCGCAAGGGCATCCGCACTGGCGTCGTGGCCGAACGTTTCGGTGGCCAGGTGCTCGACACCATGGGCATCGAGAACTTCATCTCCATCCAGCATACCGAAGGGCCGAAGCTGGCGGCGCAACTGGAACAGCACGTCAAGGAATACGACGTCGACGTGATGAACCTCCAGCGCGCGACCGGGCTGGTGCCGGCGGGCGATGACGGCCTGCACGAAGTGAAGCTGGAGAACGGGGCAAGCCTCAAGGCGAAGACGCTGATCCTGTCGACCGGCGCGCGCTGGAGGCAGATGGGCGTTCCCGGCGAGGACGAGTATCGCAACAAGGGTGTCGCCTATTGCCCGCACTGCGACGGACCGTTGTTCAAGGGCAAGCGGACGGCTGTGATCGGTGGCGGCAACTCTGGCGTGGAAGCCGCGATCGACCTTGCCGGCATCGTCGCCCATGTCACGCTGATCGAGTTCGACAACCAGCTTCGCGCCGACGCCGTGCTCCAGACCAAGCTGCGCTCGCTGCCCAACGTCACCATCGTCACGTCGGCGCTCACAACCGAAGTCCTCGGTGACGGGGCGAAGGTGACGGGCCTCGTCTACAAGGACCGCGAGACCGGCCAGACGCACACGGTCGAACTGGAAGGCATCTTCGTGCAGATCGGCCTCGTGCCCAACACCGAATGGCTCAAGGGCGCGATCGATCTCAGCCCGCGCGGCGAGATCGAGGTCGATGCGCGCGGCGCGACCAGTGTGCCCGGCGTATTCGGCGCGGGCGATGCGACGACTGTGCCGTACAAGCAGATCGTCATCGCGATGGGCGAGGGTTCGAAGGCTGCGCTGTCCGCATTCGATTACCTTATCCGACAGGGTTGA